The following are encoded together in the bacterium genome:
- a CDS encoding nitroreductase family deazaflavin-dependent oxidoreductase: MAETRLPPWTPAQERWADVVIWLMTAANVWAYRLTGGWLGGRFLRGAPVCLVTTIGKRSGQPRTVALLYLRDGAEVIFVASKGGMSHSPAWYWNMLANPEITVQVGGTTTSMRVRRAASEEKAALWPRLVAMYPDYDDYQGRTTRDIPVMIASPR, from the coding sequence ATGGCCGAGACTCGCCTGCCGCCGTGGACCCCCGCCCAAGAGCGTTGGGCGGACGTCGTCATCTGGCTCATGACCGCCGCCAACGTCTGGGCCTATCGCCTCACGGGCGGCTGGCTCGGCGGCAGGTTCCTGCGCGGCGCTCCGGTCTGCCTGGTGACCACGATCGGCAAGCGCAGCGGCCAGCCGCGCACCGTCGCGCTCCTCTACCTGCGCGACGGCGCCGAGGTGATCTTCGTCGCCTCGAAGGGCGGTATGTCCCACAGCCCGGCCTGGTACTGGAACATGCTCGCCAACCCCGAGATCACGGTCCAGGTCGGCGGCACGACGACGTCCATGCGCGTGCGCCGCGCGGCGTCCGAGGAGAAGGCGGCGCTCTGGCCGCGTCTGGTCGCGATGTACCCGGACTACGACGACTACCAGGGCCGCACGACGCGCGACATCCCGGTGATGATCGCGTCGCCGCGCTGA
- a CDS encoding CerR family C-terminal domain-containing protein: protein MPSPAQSAETRHRLLEAAGEVFAEQGFRSATIQAICLRAGANIAAVHYHFGDKERLYRAVIDYAGQFIAHREVPPPDAAAPAEARLRDHVESFLLHLLDEGRPAWHGRLMAREMFEPTGALDVIVQQHIRGTHQRLRDIVAALLGPGAPDEDVRRCAYSVVGQCLFYRHSQAVIARLTPEVQIGRAQVPTLAEHVTRFSLAGIAALRAARSTAKESA from the coding sequence ATGCCGTCGCCCGCCCAATCCGCCGAGACCCGGCATCGACTCCTGGAGGCCGCCGGCGAGGTGTTCGCCGAGCAGGGATTCCGCAGCGCCACCATCCAGGCGATCTGCCTGCGGGCCGGCGCGAACATCGCGGCGGTCCACTACCACTTCGGCGACAAGGAGCGGCTCTACCGGGCGGTCATCGACTACGCTGGCCAGTTCATCGCCCATCGCGAGGTCCCGCCGCCGGACGCCGCCGCCCCGGCCGAGGCCCGGCTCCGCGACCACGTCGAGTCCTTCCTCCTCCACCTGCTCGACGAAGGGCGGCCCGCCTGGCACGGGCGCCTGATGGCGCGCGAGATGTTCGAGCCCACCGGCGCGCTCGACGTCATCGTGCAGCAGCACATCCGCGGTACGCACCAGCGCCTGCGCGACATCGTCGCCGCGCTGCTCGGCCCGGGCGCCCCCGACGAGGACGTACGGCGCTGCGCCTACAGCGTCGTCGGGCAGTGCCTCTTCTACCGCCACTCGCAGGCGGTGATCGCGCGCCTGACGCCCGAGGTGCAGATCGGCCGCGCGCAGGTGCCTACCCTGGCCGAGCACGTGACGCGCTTCTCGCTGGCCGGCATCGCCGCGCTGCGCGCGGCGCGCAGCACGGCGAAGGAGTCCGCGTGA
- a CDS encoding ABC transporter permease has product MSFVALKMLIGDRAKYIGIIMGITFASLLITQQSAIFVGLMTRTYGTITDLGQADIWVVDPKAQYVDDVKPMQDTQLLRVRGIDGVAWAVPMYRGMLKARLADGNFQTVYVIGLDDSTLMGGPPRMLEGRLADLRRADGVIVETVGAHDKLAKPPRVPGGPREPLHVGDTLEINDHRAIVVGFSQNTRTFQSQPIIYTTYSRAMSFAPPERRMLGFILVKAKPGEDMQQLTARIERQTGLAAYTADEFADVTINYFMKYTGIPINIGIAVLLGFIVGTAIAGQTFYNFTLDNIRQFGALKAMGTQNATLLRMVLLQAVMVGFIGYGLGVGLAAFIGYSASNTELSFRMPWQLLFISAGAVSVICILAALLSMWKVMRLEPAIVFKG; this is encoded by the coding sequence GTGAGCTTCGTCGCCCTCAAGATGCTGATCGGCGACCGCGCCAAGTACATCGGCATCATCATGGGGATCACGTTCGCGTCGCTGCTGATCACGCAGCAGTCGGCGATCTTCGTGGGCCTCATGACCCGCACCTACGGCACCATCACCGACCTCGGCCAGGCCGACATCTGGGTGGTCGACCCGAAGGCGCAGTACGTCGACGACGTGAAGCCGATGCAGGACACGCAGCTCCTGCGCGTGCGCGGCATCGACGGCGTCGCGTGGGCGGTGCCGATGTACCGCGGCATGCTGAAGGCGCGCCTCGCCGACGGCAACTTCCAGACCGTCTACGTGATCGGCCTCGACGACTCGACGCTGATGGGCGGCCCGCCGCGCATGCTGGAAGGCCGCCTCGCCGATCTCCGCCGCGCCGACGGCGTCATCGTCGAGACCGTCGGCGCGCACGACAAGCTCGCCAAGCCGCCGCGCGTGCCGGGCGGCCCACGCGAGCCGCTGCACGTCGGCGACACGCTGGAGATCAACGATCACCGCGCCATCGTCGTCGGCTTCTCGCAGAACACGCGCACGTTCCAGTCGCAGCCGATCATCTACACGACGTACTCGCGCGCGATGTCGTTCGCGCCGCCGGAGCGCCGCATGCTCGGCTTCATCCTGGTGAAGGCGAAGCCGGGCGAGGACATGCAGCAGCTGACGGCGCGCATCGAGCGACAGACGGGTCTCGCCGCCTACACCGCCGACGAGTTCGCCGACGTCACCATCAACTACTTCATGAAATACACCGGCATCCCCATCAACATCGGCATCGCCGTGCTGCTGGGCTTCATCGTCGGCACCGCGATCGCCGGGCAGACGTTCTACAACTTCACGCTCGACAACATCCGCCAGTTCGGCGCGCTGAAGGCGATGGGGACGCAGAACGCCACGCTGCTGCGCATGGTGCTGCTCCAGGCGGTGATGGTGGGATTCATCGGCTACGGGCTCGGCGTCGGGCTCGCGGCCTTCATCGGCTATTCGGCCAGCAACACCGAGCTCTCGTTCCGCATGCCGTGGCAGCTGCTCTTCATCAGCGCCGGCGCCGTGTCGGTCATCTGCATCCTCGCCGCGCTGCTCAGCATGTGGAAGGTGATGCGCCTCGAGCCGGCGATCGTCTTCAAGGGCTGA
- a CDS encoding ABC transporter ATP-binding protein codes for MQGAIASPAPSVAVRCRGVTKTYGTGDAAVTALRGVDLDVEHGELLMLVGPSGCGKTTLISVIAAILDQDGGECTVLGRDPSKMNQRERARFRGSSIGFVFQAFNLLPALSAAENVAVPLLIGGMGRRQAVAKAKEMLEQVGLGARTSSLPSQLSGGQQQRVAIARSLVHRPKLVVCDEPTSALDHETGHNVMGLLRRVATGPDRALVVVTHDARIFEFADRIARMDDGHIESISKGNGNGT; via the coding sequence ATGCAGGGCGCCATCGCATCCCCGGCTCCGTCCGTCGCGGTCCGCTGCCGCGGCGTGACGAAGACCTACGGCACCGGCGACGCGGCCGTCACCGCGCTGCGCGGCGTCGACCTCGACGTCGAGCACGGCGAGCTGCTGATGCTCGTCGGCCCGTCCGGCTGCGGCAAGACGACGCTCATCTCGGTGATCGCCGCCATCCTCGACCAGGACGGCGGCGAGTGCACCGTGCTGGGCCGGGACCCGTCGAAGATGAACCAGCGCGAGCGCGCGCGCTTCCGCGGCTCGTCGATCGGCTTCGTCTTCCAGGCGTTCAACCTGCTGCCGGCGCTCTCCGCCGCCGAGAACGTCGCCGTGCCGCTGCTCATCGGTGGGATGGGCCGCCGCCAGGCGGTCGCGAAGGCGAAGGAGATGCTCGAGCAGGTGGGGCTCGGCGCGCGCACCTCGTCGCTGCCGTCGCAGCTCTCGGGCGGCCAGCAGCAGCGCGTCGCCATCGCCCGCTCGCTCGTCCACCGGCCGAAGCTCGTCGTCTGCGACGAGCCGACCAGCGCCCTCGACCACGAGACCGGCCACAACGTCATGGGCCTCCTGCGCCGCGTCGCCACCGGGCCGGATCGCGCGCTCGTCGTGGTCACGCACGACGCCCGCATCTTCGAGTTCGCCGACCGCATCGCCCGCATGGACGACGGCCACATCGAATCGATCAGCAAGGGAAACGGGAACGGAACATGA
- a CDS encoding efflux RND transporter periplasmic adaptor subunit — MIRRYGLPLFAVVGLLFAISMVRRGNQPTPVMPPVAEPAKAPFQAFVAGAGIIEASTENIAVGTPVGGIVTAIHVKVDDKVAPGDVLFEIDDRDLQAQRLVAVAKVKEAEAGLARSRTLLKLAESVPDKRAISAEELSNRRAAVSIDDASLAGAKAEVERLDIELSRRKIRALVPGKIMQVKTRLGEFAPAGVTATPLMMLGNHDRLHVRVDIDENDAWRFRPGADAVAFVRGNPNLETELHFERIEPYVVPKVSLTGMSSERVDTRVLQVIYSFDEGTLPVYVGQQMDVFIEAPSAEAHQAEATPIPGKTS; from the coding sequence ATGATCCGCCGATACGGCCTCCCCCTCTTCGCCGTCGTGGGCCTGCTGTTCGCCATCAGCATGGTCCGGCGCGGCAACCAACCCACGCCCGTGATGCCGCCGGTCGCCGAGCCGGCGAAGGCGCCGTTCCAGGCCTTCGTCGCCGGCGCCGGCATCATCGAGGCGAGCACCGAGAACATCGCGGTCGGGACGCCGGTCGGCGGCATCGTCACGGCCATCCACGTGAAGGTCGACGACAAGGTCGCACCCGGCGACGTCCTCTTCGAGATCGACGACCGCGACCTGCAGGCGCAGCGCCTGGTCGCCGTGGCGAAGGTGAAGGAGGCCGAGGCCGGCCTCGCCCGCTCCCGCACGCTCCTGAAGCTCGCCGAGAGCGTGCCCGACAAGCGCGCCATCAGCGCCGAGGAGCTCAGCAACCGCCGCGCCGCCGTCAGCATCGACGACGCCTCGCTCGCGGGCGCGAAGGCCGAGGTCGAGCGCCTCGATATCGAGCTGTCGCGCCGCAAGATCCGCGCGCTCGTTCCGGGCAAGATCATGCAGGTGAAGACGCGGCTCGGCGAGTTCGCGCCGGCCGGCGTCACGGCGACGCCGCTCATGATGCTCGGCAACCACGACCGCCTGCACGTCCGCGTCGACATCGACGAGAACGACGCCTGGCGCTTCCGCCCCGGCGCCGACGCCGTCGCCTTCGTGCGCGGCAACCCGAACCTGGAGACGGAGCTCCACTTCGAGCGCATCGAGCCCTACGTGGTGCCGAAGGTGTCGCTGACCGGCATGAGCAGCGAGCGCGTCGACACCCGCGTGCTGCAGGTGATCTACAGCTTCGACGAGGGCACGCTGCCGGTCTACGTCGGCCAGCAGATGGACGTCTTCATCGAGGCGCCGTCGGCGGAGGCGCACCAGGCCGAGGCGACGCCGATCCCCGGGAAGACGTCGTGA